A genome region from Pseudomonas sp. S06B 330 includes the following:
- a CDS encoding ABC transporter substrate-binding protein, whose product MKKLALLGALALSVFSLASLADEKPLKIGIEAAYPPFASKAPDGNIVGFDYDIGNALCEEMKVKCTWVEQEFDGLIPALKVRKIDAILSSMSITEDRKKSVDFTGKYYLTPARLVMKEGTAVSDNLAELKGKKIGVQRGSIHDRFAKEVLAPQGATIVPYGTQNEIYLDVAAGRLDGTVADATLLEDGFLKTDAGKGYAFVGPSFTDVKYFGDGVGIAVRKGDKANLDRLNAAIAAIRANGKYKAIQDKYFNFDIYGPEAK is encoded by the coding sequence ATGAAGAAACTCGCACTGCTTGGCGCACTGGCGCTGTCCGTGTTTTCCCTGGCATCGCTGGCTGATGAGAAACCGCTGAAAATCGGTATCGAGGCCGCCTACCCACCGTTTGCCTCGAAAGCCCCAGATGGCAACATCGTCGGCTTCGACTACGACATCGGCAACGCCCTGTGCGAAGAGATGAAGGTCAAGTGCACCTGGGTTGAGCAAGAGTTCGATGGCCTGATCCCAGCACTGAAAGTGCGCAAGATCGACGCGATCCTCTCGTCCATGTCGATCACCGAAGATCGCAAGAAGTCCGTGGACTTCACCGGTAAGTACTACCTGACCCCGGCGCGTCTGGTGATGAAGGAAGGTACTGCCGTCAGCGATAACCTGGCCGAGCTCAAGGGCAAGAAGATCGGTGTGCAGCGTGGTTCGATCCACGACCGCTTCGCTAAGGAAGTCCTGGCGCCACAAGGCGCGACCATCGTTCCTTACGGCACCCAGAACGAAATTTACCTGGACGTCGCTGCCGGTCGCCTCGATGGCACCGTCGCCGATGCTACGCTGCTCGAAGATGGCTTCCTGAAAACTGACGCGGGCAAGGGTTACGCCTTTGTCGGTCCATCCTTCACTGACGTGAAGTACTTCGGTGACGGCGTTGGTATTGCGGTGCGCAAGGGCGACAAGGCCAATCTCGACCGCCTCAACGCTGCCATCGCGGCCATTCGCGCTAACGGCAAGTACAAGGCGATCCAGGACAAGTACTTCAACTTCGATATTTACGGCCCTGAAGCCAAGTAA